From Rubrivirga sp. SAORIC476, a single genomic window includes:
- a CDS encoding carboxypeptidase regulatory-like domain-containing protein gives MSPALRPWTLLAALMTVVVGAAPAFGQSVRGFVTAAERGPLAGANVAVQRLAEAEAVGPLRGAVTDAQGFYEVGGLEPGRYAARATYVGYAAAYDTLTVATEPTTWSPELAAAGALDEVVVQAAGGAADVSGGLQRIRPADLGRIPSPDVAGDLAVYLQTLPGVVTVGDRGGGLFVRGGTPSQNLVLVDGAPIFQPFHVVGFFSAFPEDMVGAADFYAGGFGARYTGRVSSVLDVTLREGSTERLQAAGTAGPFVVSAQGEGPLVRGTSSWIASARTSVVEPLADAIGQDVPLQFSDALVKVSTASAASRCSAMGLTTYDRGRLDADSDDAFEWRNLVVGGRCISAPSGLDGRIDVAASVSHLDSGIGPADDFLRGEGRERSSRLTEGRFSSELTRSLGRVRLRTGVRASLIVTAFRLGDGTSTREDGDFLLGGAAHTELDLTFGPLELTPGVALSLKPFDDAFVLEPRIRASLKPSGARGPEISAAAGLYRQSLVGLIDERDAASPFIAWTGPPADFDAQKAVHLLAGVTTPLGAGVRVGAEAYARRIDGLPVPIWSARTQFTLIPTEARSTSYGADARVEVQRGPLYVYTAYAYAMTEYTSLRGPFLVRGGSPFDAYHPAHDRRHQIQTAVQLTLGEVEIGGRWQFGTGLPYTRPYGFDVVVPPFGLPEVTTSPGFPRVVFEQPFNGRLPAYHRLDLSAGTALAVGKADLDVRVGAVNTYNRDNVFYYDVFRGRRVNQLPLVPYVSARLRTR, from the coding sequence GTGAGCCCGGCGCTCCGGCCGTGGACCCTCCTCGCCGCGCTGATGACGGTCGTCGTCGGCGCGGCGCCTGCGTTCGGGCAGTCGGTGAGAGGGTTCGTGACAGCCGCCGAGCGCGGCCCGCTGGCGGGGGCCAACGTGGCCGTCCAGCGTCTCGCCGAAGCGGAGGCGGTCGGCCCGCTGCGAGGCGCGGTGACAGACGCGCAGGGGTTCTATGAGGTCGGCGGCCTGGAGCCAGGGAGGTACGCCGCCCGCGCGACCTACGTCGGCTACGCGGCGGCCTACGACACGCTCACGGTCGCTACCGAGCCGACGACCTGGAGCCCGGAGCTCGCCGCCGCCGGGGCGCTCGATGAGGTCGTGGTCCAAGCCGCGGGCGGCGCCGCCGACGTTTCGGGTGGCCTCCAGCGCATCCGCCCGGCGGACCTCGGCCGCATTCCCTCGCCGGACGTCGCGGGCGACCTCGCGGTGTACCTCCAGACGCTGCCCGGCGTCGTGACCGTGGGCGACCGGGGCGGGGGCCTCTTCGTGCGCGGCGGCACGCCGAGCCAGAACCTCGTCCTGGTGGACGGCGCGCCCATCTTTCAGCCGTTCCACGTCGTCGGCTTCTTCTCGGCCTTCCCCGAGGACATGGTCGGCGCGGCGGACTTCTACGCGGGCGGCTTCGGCGCGCGCTACACCGGGCGCGTGTCGTCGGTGCTGGACGTGACGCTGCGCGAGGGCAGCACGGAGCGGCTCCAGGCAGCGGGCACGGCGGGCCCGTTCGTGGTCTCCGCGCAGGGCGAGGGGCCGCTCGTGCGCGGCACGTCCTCGTGGATCGCGTCGGCGCGGACCTCCGTCGTGGAGCCGCTCGCGGACGCCATCGGGCAGGACGTGCCGCTGCAGTTCTCGGACGCCCTCGTCAAGGTGTCGACCGCCTCGGCGGCGTCGCGCTGCTCGGCGATGGGCCTGACGACCTACGACCGCGGCCGCCTCGATGCCGACTCGGACGACGCGTTCGAGTGGCGCAACCTCGTCGTCGGCGGGCGCTGCATCTCGGCCCCCTCGGGCCTGGACGGACGCATCGACGTGGCGGCGAGCGTGAGCCACCTCGACAGCGGCATCGGCCCGGCGGACGACTTCCTGCGGGGCGAGGGCCGCGAGCGGAGTTCGCGCCTCACCGAGGGCCGCTTCTCGTCCGAGCTGACGCGGTCGCTGGGCCGCGTCCGTCTCCGGACGGGCGTCCGCGCCTCGCTCATCGTGACCGCCTTTCGGCTGGGCGACGGCACCTCGACCCGCGAGGACGGCGACTTCCTGCTCGGCGGCGCCGCCCACACCGAGCTCGACCTGACGTTCGGCCCGCTGGAGCTGACCCCCGGCGTCGCCCTCTCGCTGAAGCCCTTCGACGACGCGTTCGTGCTGGAGCCCCGCATCCGGGCCTCGCTGAAGCCGTCGGGCGCGCGCGGCCCGGAGATCTCGGCCGCCGCCGGGCTCTACCGCCAGTCGCTGGTCGGCCTCATCGACGAGCGCGACGCCGCCTCGCCGTTCATCGCGTGGACCGGCCCGCCCGCCGACTTCGACGCCCAGAAGGCGGTCCACCTGCTCGCGGGCGTCACGACGCCGCTGGGCGCGGGCGTGCGGGTCGGCGCGGAGGCGTATGCGCGGCGCATCGACGGGCTGCCGGTCCCGATCTGGAGCGCGCGGACGCAGTTCACGCTCATCCCCACCGAGGCCCGCTCCACGTCCTACGGCGCCGACGCGCGGGTCGAGGTCCAGCGCGGGCCGCTGTACGTGTACACGGCCTACGCATACGCCATGACGGAATACACGTCGCTCCGCGGGCCGTTTCTGGTGCGGGGCGGCAGTCCGTTCGACGCGTACCATCCGGCCCACGACCGGCGCCACCAGATCCAGACGGCCGTGCAACTCACGCTGGGGGAGGTGGAGATCGGCGGGCGGTGGCAGTTCGGGACGGGGCTGCCGTACACGCGGCCGTACGGCTTCGACGTGGTCGTGCCGCCGTTCGGGCTCCCCGAGGTGACCACCTCGCCGGGCTTCCCGCGCGTCGTGTTCGAGCAGCCCTTTAACGGGCGGCTGCCGGCCTATCACCGCCTCGACCTCTCCGCCGGGACGGCCCTCGCGGTGGGCAAGGCCGACCTCGACGTGCGCGTGGGCGCGGTCAACACGTACAACCGGGACAACGTGTTCTACTACGACGTCTTCCGCGGGCGGCGCGTGAACCAGCTGCCGCTGGTGCCCTACGTCTCGGCCCGCCTGCGGACGCGATGA
- a CDS encoding GWxTD domain-containing protein: MRARYSPARSTVWSPLVGLLTLIAAVVVAAPAFAQAAYTPAFDVEVVTQRADLASGPETRVDVYTAVPNTSLRFLAREAGFEASYAMTVQVYAVDADGAQQSLVVSRTFEREVTADDYDATQDVSLEDRAVQTLAVPPGRYLVEVAVEDGASGRSLTREVAHAVRDLSGTGVALSDPLLLSAYDPAAGSATPIVGATVSTEDDAFWVSYDLYAPAPTTLQVTYVVTEQSRVRERPSFGALLGLAPRQQADLGTPVAVTEALDVEAGHSPAAFRIETEALQVGDYTLTIRLATPEGETVATADKRFAVRWMGLDSQIADLDQAIDQLRYVAKDDELRAIQNAPTPEEQRRLFLSFWNERDPSPGTNRNERMEEYYFRVAYANERYSRFHDRGWNTDRGEIFIRFGEPEYVEDHPFNYGTRPYQIWNYYGQGRRFIFVDESGMGDFRLLIPHWDERTRM, encoded by the coding sequence ATGCGCGCTCGCTACTCCCCGGCTCGCTCCACCGTCTGGAGCCCCCTGGTCGGTCTGCTGACTCTCATCGCCGCGGTCGTCGTCGCGGCCCCCGCCTTCGCCCAGGCGGCCTACACGCCCGCCTTCGACGTCGAGGTGGTGACCCAGCGGGCGGACCTCGCCAGCGGCCCCGAGACCCGGGTCGACGTGTACACGGCGGTCCCGAACACGAGCCTCCGCTTCCTCGCCCGCGAGGCGGGCTTCGAGGCCAGCTACGCGATGACCGTCCAGGTCTACGCCGTCGACGCGGACGGCGCCCAGCAGAGCCTCGTCGTCAGCCGGACGTTCGAGCGCGAGGTCACCGCCGACGACTACGACGCGACGCAGGACGTGAGCCTGGAGGACCGTGCCGTGCAGACGCTGGCCGTCCCGCCGGGCCGCTACCTGGTCGAGGTCGCCGTCGAGGACGGTGCCAGCGGGCGCTCGCTGACGCGTGAGGTCGCGCACGCCGTCCGGGACCTCTCCGGCACCGGCGTGGCTCTCTCCGACCCGTTGCTGCTGAGCGCCTACGACCCGGCCGCAGGCAGCGCCACGCCCATCGTCGGCGCGACCGTCTCGACGGAGGACGACGCCTTCTGGGTCTCCTACGACCTCTACGCTCCCGCGCCGACGACCCTCCAGGTGACGTACGTCGTGACCGAGCAGAGCCGCGTCCGCGAGCGGCCCTCCTTCGGCGCGCTGCTGGGCCTCGCGCCGCGCCAGCAGGCCGACCTCGGCACGCCGGTGGCCGTGACCGAGGCGCTCGACGTGGAGGCGGGGCACTCGCCCGCCGCCTTCCGCATCGAGACCGAGGCGCTCCAGGTGGGCGACTACACGCTCACGATCCGCCTCGCGACGCCCGAGGGCGAGACCGTGGCCACGGCCGACAAGCGCTTCGCGGTCCGCTGGATGGGCCTCGACAGCCAGATCGCCGACCTCGACCAGGCCATCGACCAACTCCGCTACGTCGCCAAGGACGACGAACTGCGCGCCATCCAGAACGCGCCGACGCCCGAAGAACAGCGTCGCCTCTTCCTCTCGTTCTGGAACGAGCGCGACCCGTCGCCGGGGACGAACCGCAACGAGCGGATGGAGGAGTACTACTTCCGCGTCGCCTACGCGAACGAGCGCTACAGCCGCTTCCACGACCGCGGTTGGAACACAGACCGGGGCGAGATCTTCATCCGCTTCGGGGAGCCCGAGTATGTTGAGGACCACCCCTTCAACTACGGCACCCGGCCATACCAGATCTGGAACTACTACGGGCAAGGCCGACGCTTCATCTTCGTCGACGAGTCGGGCATGGGCGACTTCCGCCTGCTGATCCCGCACTGGGACGAGCGCACGCGCATGTGA